One window from the genome of Nitrospirota bacterium encodes:
- a CDS encoding radical SAM protein: protein MIIKEIRVKSVLTKTGIPGVDYCINPYVGCSHSCRYCYATFMIRYSGHTEAWGEFVDIKVNAPEVLEKELKSRKKGRIIISSVTDAYQPVEGRYKITRKCLEILMQHQFPVDILTKSPLVLRDMDLIKGFEDIEVGITITTDDERIRKAFEPKAPTIAARIKALKTLHENGIKTYVFIGPVLPMNPEALLDKIMPYAGSILIDRMNYTSKTLDIYKRLGITKWLYRGFTDDVVRRLKNGFACRHVSVC, encoded by the coding sequence ATGATTATCAAAGAGATAAGGGTAAAATCAGTCCTTACCAAAACAGGTATACCTGGAGTGGATTACTGCATTAATCCCTATGTGGGTTGCTCTCATAGCTGCAGATATTGCTATGCCACATTCATGATAAGATATAGCGGCCATACGGAGGCGTGGGGAGAGTTCGTAGATATAAAGGTCAATGCGCCGGAGGTCCTCGAGAAAGAGCTTAAAAGCAGGAAGAAGGGGAGGATTATTATCAGTTCGGTTACTGATGCCTATCAACCTGTTGAGGGCAGGTATAAAATTACGAGGAAGTGTCTCGAGATCCTTATGCAACACCAGTTTCCTGTAGATATCCTCACAAAATCTCCCCTTGTACTTAGGGATATGGACCTGATTAAGGGATTTGAAGATATCGAGGTAGGTATTACCATCACAACAGATGATGAGAGGATAAGAAAGGCCTTTGAGCCAAAGGCGCCAACAATTGCCGCACGGATTAAAGCCCTCAAGACACTACACGAAAATGGGATTAAGACCTATGTCTTCATAGGCCCTGTGCTTCCAATGAATCCCGAGGCGCTCCTCGATAAGATAATGCCCTATGCCGGCAGCATTCTAATTGACCGGATGAACTATACCTCAAAGACCCTGGATATATACAAACGCCTTGGTATTACCAAATGGCTTTACAGGGGTTTTACAGATGATGTTGTCCGGAGGTTGAAGAACGGGTTTGCGTGTAGACATGTGAGCGTCTGCTAA